One Bacillus sp. 1780r2a1 DNA segment encodes these proteins:
- a CDS encoding ABC transporter ATP-binding protein yields MSVRLERITKRFVNNNKFTVVLEDVTVDIEQGDFVTLIGPSGCGKSTLLKMIAGLDTDFDGSVKLDGQVVEGPSLKKGMIFQEHRLFPWLTVEENIAADLSLKDKQIRKKVDELIGIVRLQGFEKSYPRELSGGMSQRVAIARALLRNPDVLLLDEPFGALDAFTRTHLQDVLLEIWNQKKTTMIFVTHDLDESIYLANKVMVMSAKPGKVRSIIPIDLPYPRRKADQSFQKMRHRVLKEFEEVGIH; encoded by the coding sequence TTGAGTGTACGTTTAGAAAGAATCACAAAGCGTTTTGTAAATAATAATAAATTTACTGTTGTGTTAGAAGATGTAACTGTTGATATTGAGCAAGGAGATTTTGTTACGTTGATTGGCCCTAGCGGTTGCGGGAAAAGTACGTTGTTAAAAATGATTGCAGGGTTAGATACAGACTTTGATGGAAGCGTGAAACTCGATGGCCAGGTAGTTGAGGGTCCATCTTTAAAAAAAGGAATGATTTTTCAAGAACATCGTTTGTTTCCATGGTTAACGGTTGAAGAAAATATTGCAGCAGATTTGTCGTTAAAAGATAAGCAGATTCGTAAAAAAGTAGATGAGTTAATTGGTATTGTTCGCTTGCAAGGTTTTGAAAAGTCGTATCCTCGTGAGCTGTCTGGTGGAATGTCTCAGCGAGTAGCAATTGCTAGAGCGCTTTTAAGAAATCCAGACGTACTGTTGTTGGATGAACCTTTCGGAGCTTTAGATGCGTTTACGCGTACACATTTACAAGATGTACTTTTAGAGATTTGGAACCAAAAGAAAACGACAATGATTTTTGTGACGCATGACTTAGACGAATCTATTTATTTAGCTAATAAAGTAATGGTTATGAGTGCGAAGCCAGGAAAAGTTCGCAGTATAATACCAATTGATTTGCCTTATCCAAGAAGGAAAGCTGATCAATCCTTTCAAAAAATGAGACACCGTGTATTAAAAGAGTTTGAAGAAGTTGGTATTCACTAA
- the ssuD gene encoding FMNH2-dependent alkanesulfonate monooxygenase — translation MKILWFIPSHGDGRYLGTNKRGRSADYTYFRQVAQAADRLGYEGVLIPTGKSCEDPWLLAASLIPETERLKFLVAVRPGIMTPTVAARMTSTLDRISNGRLLVNVVTGGDPVELAGDGVFLNHNERYEVTDEFLSVWKRLLKGEKVNFHGSHIRVKESELLFPPVQQPHPPIYFGGSSEAGQHVGAQHSDVYLTWGEPVEQVKQKIKAVQTKANGRDIKFGIRLHVIVRETEEEAWQAADRLIQHLDEKTIQAAQATFARYDSVGQQRMSSLHHGTRDQLTIAPNLWAGVGLVRGGAGTALVGSAENVAKRIKEYHSIGVDTFILSGYPHLEEAYNVAELLFPLLPVGIKTQSPIGEVVANHSFPK, via the coding sequence ATGAAAATATTATGGTTTATTCCGTCTCACGGCGATGGGCGTTATTTAGGAACAAATAAACGAGGAAGATCAGCTGACTATACGTATTTTCGTCAAGTTGCTCAAGCTGCTGATAGATTAGGATACGAAGGTGTACTTATACCTACTGGTAAATCTTGCGAAGACCCGTGGCTGTTGGCTGCATCGTTAATTCCAGAAACAGAGCGTCTGAAGTTCCTTGTGGCCGTTCGTCCAGGTATTATGACACCGACGGTAGCAGCCCGGATGACATCGACGTTGGACAGAATCTCAAATGGCCGCTTATTGGTAAACGTTGTAACAGGAGGAGATCCAGTTGAGCTTGCAGGGGATGGTGTTTTCTTAAATCACAATGAGCGTTATGAAGTAACTGATGAGTTTCTATCGGTATGGAAAAGGTTATTAAAAGGTGAGAAAGTCAACTTTCATGGAAGTCATATTCGCGTTAAAGAAAGTGAGCTATTGTTTCCGCCAGTACAACAACCACATCCGCCTATCTATTTTGGAGGGTCATCAGAAGCAGGTCAGCACGTTGGAGCTCAGCATTCAGATGTATACTTAACTTGGGGAGAACCAGTAGAACAAGTAAAACAGAAGATAAAGGCTGTTCAGACAAAAGCAAATGGCCGTGATATTAAGTTTGGTATCCGCTTGCATGTTATTGTTCGTGAAACAGAAGAGGAAGCATGGCAAGCAGCAGATAGATTAATTCAACATCTGGATGAAAAAACGATTCAAGCTGCACAAGCTACATTTGCTCGTTATGATTCAGTTGGTCAACAGAGAATGTCTTCTCTTCACCATGGTACAAGAGACCAGTTAACTATAGCTCCTAATTTATGGGCTGGAGTTGGATTGGTTAGAGGAGGCGCTGGTACGGCACTAGTTGGGAGTGCTGAAAATGTAGCAAAACGCATAAAGGAATATCATTCCATTGGAGTGGATACATTCATCTTATCTGGCTATCCACATCTAGAAGAAGCTTATAATGTAGCAGAGCTGCTGTTTCCCCTTTTACCTGTAGGTATAAAAACTCAATCGCCTATTGGAGAAGTGGTAGCAAATCATTCGTTTCCGAAATAA
- a CDS encoding aliphatic sulfonate ABC transporter substrate-binding protein gives MKKISLIVLFLALLVIAGCSSSSANTEQKAKTVTIGIQQSLGPLLLAKNKGWFEEEFEKIGVKVKWTEFQSGPPHFEGIASDRLDFGQVGNSPVISAQGADIPFLEISNASDGLKGNAIVVQRGSKINTIKDLKGKKVAVAKGSSGFNFLYRAIDEAGLKPDDVEIIQLQPDEAQPAFENGSVDAWAIWEPFISVQEIKNGARVLENGESLGIYSPGFTIVREKFAKENPDLVVHFLKVYEKARVWQNENFDETVEIFAKEKKIDSKIVRKVLENNPPINIPITDEIIAEQQKTADFQYSLSVIKKKIDTSKIVDNSYIEKALKELEEGE, from the coding sequence GTGAAGAAAATAAGTTTAATCGTACTTTTTTTAGCTTTATTAGTCATAGCAGGATGCAGCTCATCGTCAGCCAATACAGAACAAAAAGCGAAAACAGTTACCATTGGTATTCAACAAAGCTTAGGCCCATTATTATTGGCTAAAAATAAAGGATGGTTTGAAGAAGAATTCGAAAAGATTGGCGTAAAAGTAAAGTGGACAGAGTTTCAGAGCGGTCCGCCACATTTTGAAGGAATTGCATCAGATCGTTTAGACTTTGGGCAAGTAGGCAATTCGCCTGTTATTTCTGCTCAAGGGGCTGATATTCCATTTTTAGAAATCTCAAATGCAAGTGATGGATTAAAAGGGAACGCGATTGTCGTACAACGAGGTAGTAAGATTAATACAATTAAAGACTTAAAAGGAAAAAAAGTAGCGGTTGCTAAAGGAAGCAGTGGTTTTAACTTCTTATATCGAGCAATTGATGAAGCTGGTTTAAAGCCTGATGACGTTGAAATTATACAGCTACAACCTGATGAAGCACAGCCTGCATTTGAAAATGGATCAGTTGATGCATGGGCAATTTGGGAGCCGTTTATTTCAGTTCAAGAAATTAAAAATGGAGCTCGAGTTTTAGAAAATGGAGAATCTTTAGGGATTTATTCGCCAGGTTTTACCATTGTAAGGGAAAAGTTTGCAAAAGAAAATCCAGACTTAGTTGTACACTTTTTAAAAGTTTATGAAAAAGCACGTGTATGGCAAAACGAAAACTTTGACGAAACGGTAGAAATCTTTGCCAAAGAAAAGAAAATTGATTCTAAAATCGTAAGGAAAGTATTGGAAAATAACCCACCTATAAATATACCTATTACAGATGAGATTATTGCTGAACAGCAGAAAACAGCTGACTTTCAGTATTCATTAAGCGTAATTAAGAAAAAGATCGATACGAGTAAGATTGTGGACAATAGCTATATTGAAAAAGCACTGAAAGAGCTAGAAGAAGGTGAATAA
- a CDS encoding ABC transporter permease, protein MSEENQTKTKSKSQNKKKVLLRGLLFPTLLTIVWQIIGSMGIVSSTVLPTPLDIVIAFQQLILTGELPSHLQVSIFRAALGFLVGAGLGLVFGIIVGFSSKTEAYMDPSIQMLRTVPHLAVAPLFILWFGFGEVSKVLLIAKGAFFPIYVNTFLGIRGVDSKLFDVARILQFSRWKQVTRLILPAALPSILLGIRLSLGIAWLGLVVAELMGSSEGIGYMIMDARQFSQTDIVFVGIIIFAVVGKLSDSFVRLLEKRLLKWRESYTGTH, encoded by the coding sequence GTGAGTGAAGAAAATCAAACAAAAACCAAATCGAAAAGTCAGAATAAAAAGAAAGTTTTGTTGAGAGGCTTATTATTTCCAACTCTACTAACAATCGTATGGCAAATTATTGGTTCAATGGGGATTGTATCGAGTACAGTACTGCCTACACCTTTAGATATTGTTATCGCGTTTCAACAATTGATTCTAACAGGAGAGCTTCCAAGCCACTTGCAGGTTAGTATCTTTCGAGCTGCTCTTGGTTTTTTAGTTGGAGCGGGACTTGGATTAGTCTTTGGAATTATTGTTGGATTTTCAAGTAAAACTGAAGCGTATATGGATCCATCCATCCAAATGCTTCGTACGGTACCACATCTAGCGGTTGCTCCATTATTTATCTTGTGGTTTGGTTTTGGTGAAGTGTCAAAGGTACTTTTAATTGCTAAAGGAGCATTCTTTCCGATTTATGTAAACACATTTTTAGGAATTAGAGGAGTGGATTCAAAATTATTTGATGTTGCTCGCATCTTACAGTTTAGCAGATGGAAGCAAGTAACAAGATTAATTCTTCCAGCTGCTTTACCAAGTATTCTGTTAGGAATTAGACTATCGCTGGGCATTGCTTGGCTAGGGTTAGTCGTAGCAGAGCTTATGGGATCAAGTGAAGGTATTGGTTATATGATTATGGATGCGAGACAGTTTTCTCAAACAGATATTGTTTTTGTGGGTATCATTATTTTTGCTGTAGTTGGTAAACTGTCGGATTCATTTGTTCGGCTGCTCGAAAAGCGGTTATTGAAATGGAGAGAAAGTTATACAGGGACACATTAA